The DNA window ATCACGACATTTGGTCAAACGGTAAAATTAAAACCCAACTGCCACGTCACCCGAAGTTTAGCGATAAGCTATACAATGCTTTGATAAGAAAATTCAACCTAAAGTAGTAAAGCAAGGCTCTTAATTGAGCCGAGCTTTTGTGTACCAAAATTAAGGAGGATCACTATGGACGACATTAAAGTATTT is part of the Limosilactobacillus reuteri genome and encodes:
- a CDS encoding type II toxin-antitoxin system HicA family toxin; this encodes MKHLVQRRKVEKKFKDNGWYFVRHGGNHDIWSNGKIKTQLPRHPKFSDKLYNALIRKFNLK